In the Leptospiraceae bacterium genome, one interval contains:
- a CDS encoding peptidoglycan DD-metalloendopeptidase family protein: MKKTHILNILKYLISIALLFSINLLIADSTEQLNKKAQEKLQKLKEKDEKHREAILQKFYSFVSKAKARFPELDIQEIPIDPSLATGVIEHNDRPGDEKIKEKQIFAFVLDPYNLRAEPNPKNKEYIGKVKKGEKIEVVMILTPDEKNNQSFSKWCLIRMNNKKEGYIPSDLISNNPPVEDRKKQRKKVGNENHLPNFLSSLVGFTDFESNLNRDGLFFNHSEEYIFQVAQSMPKNASDYPPMIVTADILKIRENQGIESEEIGSISRGTVVNVKDVGNEESIDGINGRWLKIKSDDYSGWVFGGYLKPQEEEENPDELKSGESRYVKSVSLRVRDEPSEQATVITTLEGQTKVKIKDAKSEVETLGGIRSKWIYIEAEDFEGWVFGGFVSKKKGMLIDSDDIAKYFQAPIDGFRSVSSKFGPRVDPVTGKKNAFHAGLDIPAVIGTPIRVVSDGKVYRVDPNHVAYGMLTILEHKNNIYTYYAHQSVQKVKEGDKLKTGETLGEVGSTGKSTGPHLHFEVRRGSNMEVLNPNLYLPK, encoded by the coding sequence ATGAAGAAAACACATATTTTAAATATATTAAAATATCTTATATCTATAGCACTTTTATTTTCTATAAATTTATTGATTGCGGACAGCACAGAGCAGTTAAATAAAAAAGCACAAGAAAAACTGCAAAAACTAAAAGAAAAAGACGAAAAACACAGAGAAGCTATATTGCAGAAATTTTATTCTTTTGTTAGCAAAGCCAAGGCAAGATTTCCGGAGTTAGACATTCAGGAGATTCCCATCGATCCTTCTCTTGCAACAGGAGTCATAGAGCATAACGATAGACCGGGGGATGAGAAAATTAAAGAAAAGCAAATTTTTGCATTCGTGTTAGATCCTTATAATTTGAGAGCAGAACCAAATCCTAAAAATAAAGAATACATAGGAAAGGTGAAAAAGGGTGAAAAAATTGAAGTAGTTATGATCCTCACTCCGGACGAGAAGAATAATCAAAGTTTTTCTAAGTGGTGTTTAATTAGAATGAATAACAAAAAGGAAGGCTACATCCCGTCTGATTTGATTTCCAATAATCCTCCTGTAGAGGATAGAAAAAAACAAAGGAAAAAAGTAGGCAATGAAAATCATTTACCGAATTTTCTATCGAGCCTTGTGGGTTTTACAGACTTTGAAAGCAACTTGAATAGAGACGGTTTATTTTTTAATCATTCGGAAGAATACATTTTTCAAGTCGCTCAATCCATGCCCAAAAATGCTTCTGATTACCCGCCAATGATTGTGACGGCAGATATTCTAAAGATTAGAGAAAATCAAGGAATCGAATCGGAAGAAATCGGCTCTATTTCCAGAGGCACTGTCGTAAATGTAAAAGATGTCGGAAATGAAGAAAGTATAGACGGAATCAACGGACGTTGGTTGAAAATTAAGAGTGATGATTATTCGGGATGGGTATTTGGAGGGTATTTAAAACCTCAAGAGGAAGAAGAAAATCCCGATGAGTTGAAATCCGGAGAATCGAGATACGTGAAATCTGTATCTCTTAGGGTGAGAGATGAGCCAAGCGAGCAAGCAACCGTGATCACCACCTTAGAAGGACAAACTAAAGTGAAAATCAAAGATGCAAAATCCGAAGTTGAGACGTTAGGCGGGATACGATCGAAGTGGATTTATATTGAAGCTGAAGATTTTGAAGGGTGGGTTTTTGGGGGATTTGTAAGCAAGAAAAAAGGAATGCTCATAGATAGTGACGATATTGCCAAATACTTTCAAGCTCCTATCGACGGGTTTAGAAGTGTCAGTAGTAAGTTTGGACCCAGAGTAGACCCTGTTACCGGAAAGAAGAACGCCTTCCATGCCGGTTTAGATATTCCTGCTGTGATCGGAACTCCAATCCGTGTAGTGAGTGACGGAAAAGTTTATAGAGTTGATCCAAACCATGTAGCTTATGGAATGCTTACGATCCTAGAACATAAAAATAATATTTATACTTACTACGCTCATCAAAGTGTTCAAAAGGTAAAGGAAGGAGATAAACTAAAAACCGGAGAGACTCTTGGAGAAGTAGGCAGTACAGGAAAATCAACAGGCCCACACCTACACTTTGAAGTAAGACGAGGCAGTAACATGGAAGTTTTAAATCCGAATTTATATTTACCAAAATAA
- a CDS encoding GNAT family N-acetyltransferase: MSFHVEHLDFDKRVEIIELTNQFFRKVNSMQLDGVFQIRHRAAVKMTDIYLKLSGSEKILLIGALDDTSNELLSLLIARVEEKPYLKEGKVLFIDLAVTKNGAKKRGYMKSLVSYAEKWALQKNIQSIELRAITENSEAVEYWKKRGFTDFYIRFRKNLSKF; this comes from the coding sequence ATGAGTTTTCATGTAGAGCATCTTGACTTTGACAAAAGAGTCGAGATCATTGAATTGACCAATCAATTTTTCAGAAAGGTGAACTCAATGCAATTGGACGGAGTTTTCCAGATACGCCACAGAGCAGCAGTTAAGATGACAGATATTTATCTAAAACTTTCCGGCTCGGAAAAAATTTTACTTATTGGTGCGTTAGACGACACCTCAAATGAGCTTTTATCTTTGTTAATAGCTCGTGTGGAAGAAAAGCCCTACTTGAAGGAGGGGAAAGTTTTGTTTATTGATTTAGCAGTGACTAAAAATGGAGCAAAAAAAAGAGGGTACATGAAGTCCTTGGTTAGTTATGCTGAAAAGTGGGCATTGCAAAAAAATATACAGTCTATCGAGCTTAGAGCAATTACAGAAAATAGTGAAGCTGTCGAGTATTGGAAAAAAAGAGGTTTTACGGATTTTTATATTCGATTTAGAAAAAACTTGTCAAAATTTTGA
- a CDS encoding ankyrin repeat domain-containing protein → MKFFFKTTNICVLLFPFFSIFSQETDIVKTLIKGNPKQFEAEIQNGANINASDETGKPLLIIAIEKGKTKQFQLLLEKGADLNAKDGSTGKSPLHICVERSSMEYFKNLLEKNADINTKDRDGNTPLHLASLKGNIKILQALLDKGAEIDSKNKIGKTPLFLSSEKNSTEPIKLLLEKGANPNIQDITGQTGLFPIVKSGNIKLISLLLEKKADVNKKDNKGQSPLAYSLSGRIQTIELLLQNGGNANDTDEKGQKLLFTAHEKRNLPAVKLLLEKGADIQSKNNDEKTLLQLSIEKNELNLAKLLVEKSVTLDEKFSNKKYPLHLAIENNRTDIAKLLIENNANLQIKNEDDNLPIVIAVEKGNNTIVQSLLDKGANANEKNAKKVPLILIALKANSPKLTELLLEKNADINTKDSEKNSLIHIVSDKGYSKIVKILISKGVNVNEKNGSGDTPLHIASSKGNLEVLTMLLENGAEINAKGGEDETTSLFRAVDKTQVKTVQFLILKKADVELKNKDGVSPLYNAVSKKNIEIVRALISAGANPNEKNSENGTLLMEVAKSESGGKDGKFTSELVKLLVSKGADLNAKNQGGISALHFAVNRINYDLMFALISSGADVNLADNNGFTVLKKAILKFLGSNNPKDQEVIRKILYLTVEKKADLNSKDKSGKTVLSDIALNISEENKPRALEAARLAMNNGANAELKDNKDKSPIDYAEKKGFSELISILKKQ, encoded by the coding sequence ATGAAATTTTTTTTCAAGACAACAAATATATGCGTATTGCTTTTTCCATTTTTCAGTATATTTTCGCAAGAAACAGATATTGTAAAAACTCTTATAAAAGGGAATCCTAAACAATTTGAAGCTGAAATTCAAAATGGAGCCAATATAAATGCGTCAGACGAAACAGGAAAGCCGCTTCTGATCATCGCTATCGAGAAAGGAAAAACAAAACAGTTTCAGTTGCTTTTAGAAAAAGGCGCAGACTTGAATGCAAAAGATGGCAGCACAGGCAAATCTCCCTTGCATATTTGTGTTGAAAGATCATCAATGGAGTATTTTAAAAATCTCCTTGAAAAAAATGCCGACATAAACACGAAAGATAGAGACGGAAATACGCCACTCCATCTTGCAAGCCTGAAAGGGAATATAAAGATTTTACAAGCTCTATTAGATAAAGGAGCAGAGATTGATTCTAAAAATAAAATAGGGAAAACACCTCTTTTTTTATCATCCGAAAAAAACAGTACTGAACCAATCAAACTACTTCTTGAAAAAGGAGCAAACCCGAATATTCAGGACATTACCGGACAAACTGGGTTATTTCCTATTGTGAAGTCAGGAAACATTAAGCTCATAAGTTTGTTATTAGAAAAAAAAGCAGACGTAAATAAAAAAGACAACAAAGGGCAAAGTCCTTTAGCGTATTCACTTTCAGGAAGAATTCAAACTATAGAGTTGCTATTGCAGAATGGTGGGAATGCAAACGATACAGACGAGAAAGGACAAAAGTTGCTGTTTACGGCACACGAAAAAAGAAATCTACCCGCAGTCAAACTGCTTCTTGAAAAGGGTGCCGATATTCAATCAAAAAATAATGACGAGAAAACTCTTCTACAGCTTTCAATCGAAAAAAATGAGTTGAATTTAGCAAAATTGCTTGTTGAAAAAAGTGTTACTCTGGACGAAAAATTTTCAAATAAAAAATATCCTCTTCATCTTGCTATTGAAAATAATAGAACAGATATTGCAAAATTACTTATTGAAAATAACGCCAATCTCCAAATTAAAAACGAAGACGATAATCTGCCGATTGTAATCGCAGTTGAAAAAGGAAATAACACAATCGTTCAGTCTCTCTTGGACAAGGGTGCAAATGCGAATGAGAAAAATGCTAAAAAAGTTCCACTTATTTTAATCGCTTTAAAAGCGAACAGTCCTAAGCTGACTGAGCTATTATTAGAAAAAAATGCAGATATAAATACTAAAGACTCAGAGAAAAATTCACTCATCCACATTGTCAGTGACAAAGGATACTCGAAGATTGTAAAAATTCTGATTTCCAAGGGAGTTAACGTAAACGAAAAAAATGGCAGTGGAGATACACCTCTTCATATCGCAAGTAGCAAGGGAAACTTAGAAGTGTTGACCATGTTATTAGAAAATGGAGCTGAGATTAATGCAAAAGGAGGAGAAGACGAAACAACATCTTTATTTCGCGCAGTTGACAAGACTCAAGTGAAAACAGTTCAGTTTTTAATTTTAAAAAAGGCAGACGTAGAATTAAAAAACAAAGATGGTGTATCTCCTCTCTACAATGCAGTATCTAAGAAAAATATTGAAATCGTAAGAGCTTTGATTAGTGCAGGTGCAAATCCAAACGAAAAAAATTCTGAAAACGGGACTCTACTCATGGAAGTTGCAAAATCTGAAAGTGGAGGAAAGGATGGAAAATTTACCTCAGAGCTTGTAAAACTTTTAGTATCAAAGGGTGCTGACTTGAACGCAAAAAACCAAGGCGGTATATCTGCACTGCATTTCGCCGTGAATAGAATCAATTATGATTTGATGTTTGCATTAATCTCCTCAGGTGCAGATGTAAATCTTGCTGACAACAATGGATTTACCGTTTTGAAAAAAGCAATCTTAAAGTTTCTCGGCTCAAACAATCCGAAAGACCAAGAGGTAATACGAAAAATTCTCTACCTTACTGTAGAAAAAAAAGCAGATTTAAATTCAAAAGATAAATCCGGAAAAACTGTACTTTCTGATATTGCTTTGAATATAAGTGAAGAAAATAAACCCAGAGCTTTAGAAGCTGCGAGACTTGCAATGAACAATGGAGCAAATGCAGAGTTAAAAGACAACAAAGACAAGTCGCCGATCGACTATGCTGAAAAAAAAGGGTTTTCTGAACTAATTTCGATTTTAAAAAAGCAATAG
- a CDS encoding NADPH:quinone oxidoreductase family protein — translation MKAYFVDKWCEPEELQFKEVPDPKPEKDQVVVDIRACGMNFPDMLLIQGKYQIRPTRPFIPGTEISGVVSALGENVNNFKIGDRVMGLSWLGGYAEKIAIPVKNLFVIPEKMSFEEAAGFNVTYQSSYFAVVVRGKLQKNETLLVHAGAGGIGTAAIQIGKAIGSKVYATVGSDEKIEIAKKAGADLVLNYSDSMWSKKLRKEYGGVDVVIDPVGGEIFNKTILSVNFEGRIVVVGFTSGTIPKVPTNLLLLGNISVVGLFWNLYQDNHPMKIQGAMNDLIAWYNEGKIKPMISKSVPLIDAPKALMDIGTRKSYGKVVLIP, via the coding sequence ATGAAAGCCTATTTTGTCGATAAATGGTGTGAGCCGGAAGAATTGCAATTTAAAGAAGTTCCTGATCCTAAGCCGGAGAAAGATCAAGTTGTGGTTGATATACGAGCTTGTGGAATGAATTTTCCTGACATGCTCCTAATTCAAGGAAAATACCAGATTCGACCTACACGTCCATTTATTCCCGGAACAGAAATTTCAGGTGTAGTAAGTGCACTTGGTGAGAATGTAAATAATTTTAAGATAGGCGACAGGGTGATGGGGCTTAGTTGGCTCGGAGGCTATGCCGAAAAAATTGCAATCCCTGTAAAAAATCTATTTGTAATTCCTGAGAAAATGAGTTTTGAAGAAGCGGCAGGATTCAATGTCACTTATCAGTCTTCTTATTTTGCAGTTGTAGTCAGAGGAAAATTGCAGAAAAACGAAACCCTTCTCGTACACGCCGGAGCCGGTGGAATAGGGACGGCTGCAATTCAAATCGGTAAAGCAATCGGATCCAAAGTTTATGCCACAGTAGGCTCGGATGAAAAAATCGAAATCGCTAAAAAGGCAGGTGCTGATTTAGTTTTAAATTATTCTGATTCGATGTGGTCTAAAAAACTTAGAAAAGAATATGGGGGAGTCGATGTAGTAATTGATCCGGTTGGAGGAGAGATTTTTAACAAGACCATTCTTTCCGTAAACTTTGAAGGTAGAATTGTGGTAGTCGGATTTACAAGCGGCACTATCCCAAAAGTTCCGACAAATCTTTTGCTGTTAGGGAATATTAGCGTTGTAGGTCTATTCTGGAATCTCTATCAAGACAATCACCCGATGAAAATTCAAGGTGCAATGAATGATCTAATTGCTTGGTACAATGAAGGAAAAATCAAACCTATGATCTCTAAAAGTGTTCCACTAATCGATGCGCCAAAAGCTCTAATGGATATAGGAACAAGAAAAAGTTACGGAAAAGTAGTTCTTATTCCTTAA
- a CDS encoding tetratricopeptide repeat protein: MKINKFYALFLFITIVSINTFLLTNCASSKELKPSNAKDTNAKESEDVRQKISSAKKILNRGNEFFQKNKFDESKNIAEKSIEVYPTAEGFYLLGSSEFKQGQHKKARESFEKALAVSPKSEQILLTYSLVLTTLGEDEKAIEIYKSLEEYYPKEKVYPFKQGVLLKSLKRYEESYTSLKRADDSSFKQKLQLYMQLGDVSLQLKKYDEAEEYFAKAKSLDPNFKSASDSSQSTKLAKLIEKGNSAIKEKNYEKSLEFFQDAVNLSPKTSAPLIFLGNAYILLKKDKEAEDSFKRALQMDPNSIEGYSALGTIYIKTGKNSEAIKILKRAVELFPSDAQIYNKLGLSYQNLGDSKKALLSFTKSIELDPKFGQARLNLGFFYLNEKRFSDSKREFLEASKLSFEKQAKEALTLTEISILVDKGDKLLVKGKIEEGIKEFLKAKKIKSDEPMVFNAIGRAEFISKKYKESENSFKASLAIDKENIPAIQGLIRLYSAQNKKEQKIYTEKLESLTKGNPLSGIITGRIYEDKKEFGKAEDIYKELLKKFPDSETVRYRLGNLYYKLALEKNKKEEFQSALSYLEKAKDQKSEISEIEETKKIIQGNMKFGEVLPLVKKGNKLFNSKNYREAIEPFMLAYKKIERPSILIKIAECHIALGEEEKGIRILQDSIEKVKEGKIEIQEAINAYFFRKGQTDKAEEGFRDILKTRPESYYSLYQLGLIYLEKNNYGESLKYLDRAVSLNPEFAASHIARGLIYYKQNNKQKAKEEFEEAMKKDSELELAPYNIGILYFNENSTQEAEKIFTKLTKEYPDFSDSFYYLSYIAFQKNDFTNAEKFIKSALKIERSPASLYAYIRILEAMYAKSTDGEIADLQSELNRELVEKFPNSEYSRLAESRLVKASTDSIIFQKYTLTGKPVSTPVFVNGKMIINYGYSVVAIDSGTKSIAWRREVKEPYIFLEASTRIFAASKNSLDELDIQTGKILQVNSLEDKTPTGLKVKSKAFLTTLDKQGKTQITSYNLNGKDTKTLGIKRDIQWDLFGNGKILFLYGKNTQLEWSVYDSNLERIAKGESIKGEGNIKIAVVKNDSLGVLKGSRFFELRDNGKFTEYFKTGENIRSIFSEDEDIYVVSDKKITKISNDGNSTEFQNSNMKDVSAIRLNEGKPVVVSKDGELSIMKLTGEILKIQKVKEDKATNPIEIYSVLYRE; encoded by the coding sequence TTGAAAATAAATAAATTTTACGCACTATTTTTATTCATAACCATTGTATCCATAAATACTTTTTTACTAACCAATTGTGCCTCATCCAAAGAATTAAAGCCTTCAAACGCCAAAGACACAAACGCGAAAGAATCGGAAGATGTAAGACAAAAAATCTCATCTGCAAAGAAAATCCTAAATAGAGGAAATGAATTTTTTCAAAAGAATAAATTTGACGAGTCAAAAAATATAGCAGAGAAATCAATAGAGGTTTACCCTACAGCAGAAGGGTTTTATCTTCTCGGCTCTTCCGAATTTAAGCAAGGGCAACACAAAAAAGCAAGAGAATCTTTTGAAAAAGCTCTTGCAGTCTCTCCAAAGTCAGAGCAGATTTTACTTACATACTCACTTGTCCTTACCACACTCGGTGAAGATGAAAAAGCCATTGAGATTTATAAGAGTTTGGAAGAGTATTACCCTAAAGAAAAAGTGTACCCATTTAAGCAAGGCGTTCTTTTAAAATCTTTAAAGCGATACGAAGAATCTTACACTTCTTTAAAAAGAGCTGATGATTCTTCTTTTAAACAAAAATTGCAGTTGTACATGCAGTTAGGTGACGTATCGTTGCAATTGAAAAAATACGATGAAGCAGAAGAGTATTTTGCTAAAGCCAAGTCTCTCGATCCAAATTTTAAATCAGCTTCAGATTCTTCTCAATCAACCAAATTGGCGAAATTGATTGAAAAAGGAAACTCGGCAATCAAAGAAAAAAATTATGAGAAGTCTCTTGAATTTTTCCAAGACGCTGTGAATCTTTCTCCTAAAACTTCTGCACCTTTAATCTTTCTGGGTAACGCCTATATACTTTTGAAAAAGGATAAAGAAGCGGAAGACTCTTTTAAAAGAGCGTTGCAAATGGATCCCAATAGTATAGAAGGGTATTCTGCCTTAGGGACAATTTATATTAAAACTGGAAAAAATTCAGAAGCAATTAAAATCCTAAAAAGAGCAGTGGAGCTATTTCCGTCGGATGCACAAATCTATAATAAATTGGGTTTGAGTTATCAAAATCTGGGCGATTCCAAAAAAGCACTTTTGTCTTTTACTAAGTCGATTGAATTAGATCCGAAATTTGGGCAGGCAAGACTCAACCTTGGATTTTTTTATTTGAATGAAAAAAGATTTTCAGATTCAAAAAGAGAGTTCTTGGAAGCGTCAAAATTATCTTTTGAAAAACAAGCAAAGGAAGCATTGACCCTTACAGAAATTTCTATCTTGGTTGATAAGGGAGACAAACTACTTGTAAAAGGAAAAATTGAAGAAGGGATAAAAGAATTTTTAAAAGCAAAAAAAATCAAATCAGACGAGCCTATGGTTTTTAACGCAATCGGAAGGGCGGAATTTATTTCTAAAAAATACAAAGAATCAGAAAATTCATTTAAGGCGAGCCTTGCAATAGATAAAGAAAACATACCCGCAATCCAGGGACTCATTCGGTTGTATTCGGCACAAAATAAAAAAGAACAAAAAATCTATACAGAAAAATTAGAATCACTCACTAAAGGAAATCCACTTTCCGGGATAATCACCGGCAGAATTTATGAAGACAAAAAAGAGTTTGGCAAAGCCGAAGATATTTATAAAGAATTACTAAAAAAATTTCCAGATAGCGAAACTGTTCGATATAGACTCGGAAATCTGTATTACAAACTGGCTCTGGAAAAAAACAAAAAAGAAGAATTCCAATCGGCTCTTTCCTATTTAGAAAAAGCCAAAGACCAAAAGTCTGAAATTTCTGAAATTGAAGAAACTAAAAAAATCATTCAAGGGAATATGAAGTTTGGTGAAGTCCTGCCTTTAGTGAAAAAAGGAAACAAACTTTTTAATTCTAAAAATTACAGAGAAGCTATCGAGCCATTTATGCTGGCTTATAAAAAAATAGAGAGACCTTCTATATTGATTAAAATTGCAGAGTGCCATATTGCACTTGGAGAAGAAGAAAAAGGGATAAGGATTTTACAAGATTCGATTGAAAAAGTAAAAGAAGGAAAAATCGAAATCCAAGAAGCTATCAATGCTTACTTTTTTAGAAAAGGACAAACAGATAAAGCCGAAGAAGGGTTTAGAGACATTTTAAAAACAAGACCAGAATCTTATTATAGCTTATATCAACTTGGTTTGATTTATTTAGAAAAAAATAATTATGGTGAATCGTTAAAATATTTAGATCGTGCAGTTTCGTTGAATCCAGAATTTGCTGCATCGCATATCGCACGAGGGCTTATTTATTACAAGCAGAACAATAAACAGAAAGCAAAAGAAGAATTTGAAGAAGCCATGAAGAAAGATTCTGAATTAGAGCTTGCACCTTACAATATCGGAATTCTTTACTTCAACGAAAACTCAACCCAGGAAGCCGAAAAGATTTTTACCAAATTGACCAAAGAATATCCCGACTTTTCGGATTCTTTTTACTACCTTTCTTATATCGCATTTCAAAAAAATGATTTCACAAATGCAGAAAAGTTTATCAAGTCTGCTTTGAAAATTGAAAGGTCTCCGGCTTCTTTGTACGCATATATTCGAATCTTAGAAGCAATGTATGCAAAAAGTACGGATGGAGAAATTGCCGATTTGCAATCTGAATTAAACAGAGAATTAGTTGAAAAATTTCCAAATAGCGAATATTCAAGACTCGCAGAATCAAGATTAGTAAAAGCAAGCACCGACTCTATAATTTTTCAGAAATATACACTTACCGGGAAACCTGTTTCAACTCCTGTGTTTGTGAACGGTAAGATGATTATTAATTATGGGTACTCAGTTGTTGCAATTGACTCAGGCACAAAATCTATTGCATGGAGAAGAGAGGTAAAAGAGCCTTATATTTTCTTAGAGGCATCTACAAGAATCTTTGCCGCATCTAAAAACTCCTTAGATGAGCTTGATATTCAAACCGGAAAAATTCTTCAAGTCAATTCTTTAGAAGATAAAACTCCCACAGGACTTAAAGTAAAGTCAAAGGCTTTTTTGACCACGCTTGACAAACAAGGGAAAACTCAAATAACTTCTTATAACTTAAACGGAAAAGATACAAAAACTCTTGGTATTAAAAGAGACATTCAATGGGATTTGTTTGGAAACGGTAAGATACTCTTTCTTTATGGAAAAAATACTCAATTGGAATGGAGTGTTTATGATTCCAACCTTGAAAGAATTGCAAAAGGTGAATCTATAAAAGGTGAAGGAAATATTAAAATTGCAGTCGTTAAAAATGACAGCCTAGGAGTTTTGAAAGGAAGTAGATTTTTTGAATTACGAGATAATGGAAAATTTACAGAATACTTCAAAACGGGAGAAAATATACGCTCAATTTTTTCAGAAGATGAAGATATTTATGTTGTATCCGATAAAAAAATCACTAAAATTTCTAATGATGGCAACTCTACCGAATTTCAAAACTCTAATATGAAAGATGTATCTGCAATTCGGTTGAATGAAGGAAAACCTGTAGTAGTGAGTAAGGATGGGGAATTGTCTATTATGAAACTAACAGGAGAAATCTTAAAAATTCAAAAAGTAAAAGAAGACAAGGCAACAAATCCAATAGAAATTTATTCTGTATTGTATAGAGAATGA